The following coding sequences lie in one Mesorhizobium sp. NZP2298 genomic window:
- the trbF gene encoding conjugal transfer protein TrbF: MKLFRRPSIRYGKTPQPETPYQRAAQVWDERIGSARVQAKNWRLMAFGTLLLAGGFASALVWQSARGTVVPWVVQVDKFGEAQVVASAVADYRPTDPQIAWHLARFIEQVRSIPDDPVIVRQNWLRAYDYTTDRGAVALNDYARLNDPFAKVGKVQIAIEVSSVIRASPDSFRVAWMERRYENGGLTGTERWAAILTIVIQQPRDADRLKANPLGVYVNAINWSKELS; encoded by the coding sequence ATGAAACTCTTCAGACGTCCTTCCATCCGGTATGGCAAGACACCGCAGCCAGAGACGCCCTATCAGCGTGCTGCACAGGTCTGGGACGAGCGCATCGGCTCGGCACGCGTCCAAGCAAAAAACTGGCGGCTGATGGCCTTTGGAACCCTCCTGTTGGCAGGCGGTTTCGCATCCGCCCTGGTCTGGCAGTCGGCGCGAGGCACCGTGGTGCCCTGGGTGGTTCAGGTTGACAAGTTCGGTGAAGCGCAGGTGGTCGCCTCCGCGGTGGCCGATTATCGACCGACAGATCCGCAGATCGCGTGGCATCTCGCCCGCTTCATCGAGCAGGTGAGAAGCATCCCTGACGACCCGGTCATCGTCCGCCAGAACTGGTTGCGCGCCTACGACTACACGACCGATCGCGGCGCCGTCGCCCTGAACGACTACGCTCGCCTGAATGATCCGTTTGCCAAGGTCGGCAAAGTCCAGATCGCGATAGAGGTTTCCAGCGTCATCCGCGCTTCGCCGGACTCATTCCGCGTCGCGTGGATGGAGCGGCGCTACGAGAACGGCGGCCTGACCGGCACCGAGCGCTGGGCCGCCATTCTCACCATCGTCATTCAACAACCCCGCGACGCCGACCGGCTGAAGGCCAATCCACTCGGGGTCTACGTCAATGCCATCAACTGGTCGAAGGAGCTTTCATGA
- the trbL gene encoding P-type conjugative transfer protein TrbL: MNDTGVIDRFLDTFTRYIDSGFGLLGGEVAFLTSTLIVIDITIAGLFWAWGADEDVLHRLVKKTLYIGFFAFIIGNFNHLAGIVFESFSGLGLKAGGSALSGSALLQPGRVAQVGIDAGNPILEAASQLMGYVSFFENFVQIAVLMIAWAIVLIAFFILAVQIFVTLIEFKLTTLAGFVLIPFALLNRTAFLAEKVLGNIVASGVKILVLAVIVGIGSGLFGEFTQGFGTEQPTITDALSLVLGALSLMGLSIFGPGIATGLVSGAPQLGAGAAVGTSLAAVGLGAAGAMGARAALGGTASAIGAGGRMSAAAARGGAHLAGSTSTAWGLAAATSGQSGMGAFAAGVAGVAKAGAGAALQPVKQATMRAGSALSSSQQAGRSAAWIATGGAQPSGATASGLASSIEPGAGSPPAWAARMKRGQAMSHGASTAVHSVRSGDHGGGSMNVSLNQDDRR, from the coding sequence ATGAACGACACTGGCGTCATCGATCGCTTTCTGGATACCTTCACCCGCTACATCGATTCCGGCTTTGGCCTGCTCGGCGGCGAAGTGGCCTTTCTGACGTCCACCTTGATCGTCATCGACATCACAATCGCCGGCCTGTTCTGGGCCTGGGGCGCGGACGAGGATGTGTTGCACAGGTTGGTGAAGAAGACGCTGTATATCGGTTTCTTCGCCTTCATCATCGGCAACTTCAATCACCTAGCCGGCATCGTTTTCGAAAGCTTTTCCGGGCTCGGCCTGAAGGCGGGAGGATCGGCCCTTTCCGGTTCCGCGCTCCTGCAGCCCGGCCGCGTCGCACAGGTCGGCATCGACGCTGGCAATCCGATCCTCGAGGCCGCCAGCCAGCTGATGGGCTATGTGTCGTTCTTTGAGAATTTTGTCCAGATCGCGGTGCTGATGATCGCCTGGGCGATCGTGCTGATCGCGTTCTTCATCCTTGCTGTCCAGATCTTTGTCACGCTCATCGAGTTCAAGCTCACGACGCTTGCCGGATTCGTGCTGATCCCCTTCGCGTTGTTGAACCGGACCGCTTTCCTCGCCGAAAAAGTTCTCGGCAACATCGTCGCTTCCGGCGTCAAAATCCTGGTGCTGGCTGTGATCGTCGGCATCGGCTCCGGTCTCTTCGGCGAGTTCACTCAAGGGTTCGGCACGGAGCAGCCGACGATCACGGATGCCCTGTCGCTCGTGCTGGGCGCCCTCTCGCTTATGGGGTTGTCTATCTTCGGTCCCGGCATCGCAACGGGCCTTGTTTCCGGAGCGCCGCAACTGGGCGCGGGCGCTGCGGTCGGCACCAGCCTCGCCGCCGTCGGCCTTGGTGCGGCCGGGGCCATGGGGGCTCGCGCCGCTTTGGGCGGTACTGCGAGTGCCATTGGCGCCGGAGGGCGCATGTCGGCAGCAGCTGCCCGTGGCGGCGCGCATCTTGCCGGTAGCACCTCGACCGCGTGGGGACTTGCCGCAGCTACATCCGGGCAGAGCGGCATGGGCGCATTCGCCGCCGGCGTGGCGGGGGTTGCCAAGGCCGGTGCCGGCGCCGCTCTTCAGCCAGTGAAGCAGGCGACGATGCGCGCAGGATCGGCGCTGTCTTCCAGTCAGCAGGCTGGTCGTTCGGCCGCATGGATCGCCACTGGAGGAGCGCAGCCGTCAGGAGCAACAGCTTCAGGACTTGCGTCGAGCATCGAACCCGGTGCCGGATCGCCGCCGGCATGGGCCGCTCGCATGAAGCGCGGCCAGGCCATGAGTCACGGCGCCAGCACGGCCGTGCATTCCGTCCGCTCCGGCGATCATGGCGGCGGCTCGATGAATGTTTCCCTCAATCAGGATGACCGCCGATGA
- the trbK-alt gene encoding putative entry exclusion protein TrbK-alt produces MNLKIAARMTAVLALGAAMTAAFMVLRGDGSQDASSPRSTHPGGEPAKVELARCRDLGMAAIADEACRRIWAESRKRFLNPPRSAAPHAPPSIEKDQSRLLPLQPSNAPGTKTVSP; encoded by the coding sequence ATGAATCTCAAGATCGCCGCCCGGATGACAGCCGTCCTCGCCCTTGGCGCCGCCATGACCGCCGCCTTCATGGTGTTGCGCGGCGACGGCTCGCAGGACGCGTCCTCCCCGCGCTCCACGCATCCGGGCGGCGAGCCAGCAAAGGTCGAGCTCGCACGATGCCGGGATCTCGGCATGGCCGCCATCGCCGACGAGGCCTGCAGGAGAATCTGGGCGGAAAGCCGCAAGCGGTTCCTCAACCCACCACGGTCGGCTGCCCCTCATGCGCCTCCGTCAATTGAAAAGGATCAGAGCCGGCTTCTGCCCCTTCAGCCGTCGAACGCTCCGGGCACGAAGACGGTGTCGCCATGA
- the trbJ gene encoding P-type conjugative transfer protein TrbJ, translated as MATASFVALAIALSSAPASALIVYDPTNYSQNLLQAARALEQIQNQITSLQNEAQMLINQAKNLASLPTSLLGQIEGNFAEMKSLLGEADKLAYSVQNIESQFASSYQNFGSDLSSQQLVDGAHDRWQTSVSAFEHSLKAGAVAVDNIEGTQQQTSALVDTSQSAVGVLQATQAGNQLLAVQAKQVADLTAMLAAQGRAAALEQARQAAAQEQAQEQFSRFMAGSGYSPSSVRMFHD; from the coding sequence ATGGCGACCGCCAGTTTTGTCGCCCTCGCCATCGCGCTGTCGTCGGCGCCAGCCTCGGCACTCATCGTTTATGATCCGACCAATTATAGCCAGAACCTTCTGCAGGCTGCTCGCGCGTTGGAGCAGATCCAGAACCAGATCACATCGCTCCAGAACGAGGCACAGATGCTGATCAATCAGGCGAAGAATCTCGCCTCACTGCCGACGTCGTTGCTGGGTCAGATTGAAGGCAACTTTGCCGAAATGAAGAGCCTGCTCGGTGAGGCCGACAAGCTCGCCTACAGCGTCCAGAACATTGAGAGCCAGTTCGCCTCCAGCTACCAGAATTTTGGCTCGGACCTGTCCAGCCAGCAGCTTGTCGACGGCGCGCATGACCGCTGGCAGACCTCGGTTTCCGCCTTCGAGCATTCATTGAAGGCTGGGGCCGTCGCCGTCGACAACATCGAAGGAACGCAGCAACAGACAAGCGCACTGGTCGACACCAGCCAGTCGGCCGTTGGCGTGCTCCAGGCCACGCAGGCGGGCAACCAACTGCTTGCCGTGCAGGCAAAGCAGGTGGCCGATCTCACTGCGATGTTGGCTGCGCAAGGAAGGGCCGCCGCGCTTGAGCAAGCCAGGCAGGCGGCGGCGCAGGAGCAGGCACAAGAACAGTTCAGTCGCTTCATGGCCGGCAGCGGCTACAGCCCGTCATCAGTGCGCATGTTCCACGACTGA
- the trbE gene encoding conjugal transfer protein TrbE, with translation MMNLAEYRKKNSGLADYLPWAGLVAPGVVLNKDGSFQRTARFRGPDLASATPSELVGTTARLNSALRRLGSGWALFVEAQRNPATDYPDSRFPDAASALFDIERREQFENGDGPGALRWSDRRPNGELFESSYFLTFVWLPPAEDVSRMENWLYEGRERNGVDPWGLLKGFIDRTDRVLDLIEGFVPEAAWLDDVETLTYLHSTVSTRRHRVRVPETPMHLDALLVDQPLTGGLEPRLGDVHLRTLTIIGFPTVTFPGILDDLNALAFPYRWSTRAILLDKTDATRLLTRIRRQWFAKRKSVAAILKEVMTNEASVLVDTDAANKAADADAALQDLGSDQIGQAYVTATVTVWDADPSIADEKLRLLEKVIQGRDFSCIGEGVNAVEAWLGSIPGHAYANVRQPPLSTLNLAHMIPLSAVWAGPPEDEHFRAPPLFFARTDGATPFRFSLHVGDVGHTLVVGPTGAGKSVLLGLMAMQFRRYENNQIFAFDFGGSIRAAMLAMHGDWHNLGSSAANGEGADDPLALLTLTDLSNDIDAVSLQPLGRIHHIPERAWAADWLVDILLREGVPITPEVREYLWSALTSLASAPVQERTLTGLTVLLQSSPLKQALRPYCVGGPYGRLLDAEHERLGDASVQAFETEGLIGTGAAPAVLAYLFHRIEQRMDGRPTLLIIDEGWLALDDGGFADQLREWLKTLRKKNASVVFATQSLSDIDGSRIAPAIVESCPTRLFLPNERAIEPQITAIYRRFGLNDRQIEIVARATPKRDYYCQSRRGNRLFELGLGPIALALVAASSKSDQAAIDRVIIEAGREHFLAGWLSERGLPWAAELIPDLSAVIDQSAKEVLS, from the coding sequence ATGATGAACCTTGCCGAATACCGCAAGAAGAATTCGGGCCTTGCCGACTATCTGCCGTGGGCGGGCTTGGTGGCGCCGGGCGTTGTGCTCAACAAGGATGGCTCGTTCCAGAGAACCGCCCGTTTTCGCGGCCCCGATCTGGCCTCCGCGACGCCGTCAGAACTGGTCGGCACGACGGCACGGCTGAACAGTGCGCTCCGTCGTCTCGGCTCAGGCTGGGCTCTCTTCGTGGAGGCGCAACGCAATCCCGCCACCGACTACCCCGACAGTCGGTTCCCCGATGCCGCATCGGCTCTTTTCGACATTGAGCGGCGTGAACAGTTCGAAAATGGGGACGGTCCTGGAGCGTTGCGGTGGAGCGATCGCCGGCCGAACGGAGAGCTGTTCGAAAGCAGCTATTTTCTGACCTTCGTCTGGTTGCCACCGGCCGAGGACGTCTCGCGGATGGAGAACTGGCTTTACGAGGGGCGGGAAAGGAACGGCGTCGATCCCTGGGGATTGCTGAAGGGTTTCATCGACCGCACCGACCGGGTGCTGGATCTGATCGAAGGCTTCGTTCCTGAAGCCGCCTGGCTCGATGATGTCGAGACACTGACCTACCTGCATTCGACGGTCTCAACCAGGCGGCATCGTGTCCGTGTCCCCGAGACGCCGATGCATCTCGACGCACTTCTTGTCGATCAGCCCCTTACCGGTGGACTGGAGCCACGCCTTGGCGACGTCCATCTTCGCACGCTCACCATCATCGGTTTCCCAACCGTAACCTTTCCGGGAATTCTCGATGATCTCAATGCGCTTGCCTTTCCCTACCGCTGGTCGACCCGGGCAATCCTGCTCGACAAGACGGATGCGACCAGGTTGCTGACGAGAATCCGCCGCCAATGGTTCGCAAAACGGAAGTCCGTCGCCGCCATCCTCAAGGAGGTGATGACCAATGAGGCGTCTGTCCTCGTCGACACCGACGCGGCCAACAAGGCCGCCGACGCGGACGCGGCCCTGCAGGATCTCGGCTCCGACCAGATCGGACAGGCTTATGTCACCGCTACAGTAACGGTGTGGGATGCCGATCCATCGATCGCAGACGAGAAGCTGCGGCTGCTCGAGAAGGTCATCCAGGGACGGGATTTCTCGTGTATTGGCGAGGGCGTCAACGCAGTGGAAGCATGGCTCGGCAGCATTCCTGGACACGCCTACGCAAATGTCCGCCAGCCACCACTATCGACGCTGAACCTCGCTCACATGATTCCACTGTCGGCGGTCTGGGCCGGGCCACCGGAGGACGAGCATTTTCGCGCTCCGCCCCTCTTCTTCGCCAGGACGGACGGCGCGACACCGTTCCGGTTCAGCCTGCATGTCGGCGATGTCGGCCATACCCTTGTCGTTGGCCCGACCGGCGCCGGCAAGTCCGTGCTGCTCGGCTTGATGGCAATGCAGTTCCGCCGCTACGAGAACAACCAGATCTTTGCCTTCGACTTCGGTGGGTCGATCCGTGCGGCCATGCTCGCCATGCACGGCGACTGGCACAATCTCGGCAGCAGTGCGGCGAACGGGGAGGGAGCGGACGATCCGCTTGCTCTGCTGACGCTCACAGACCTGTCGAACGACATCGACGCCGTTTCGCTGCAACCGCTTGGCCGCATCCACCATATTCCGGAGCGTGCATGGGCGGCGGACTGGCTCGTTGACATTCTTCTGCGCGAAGGCGTGCCGATCACGCCGGAGGTCAGGGAGTATCTCTGGTCGGCGCTGACGTCCCTGGCCAGTGCACCCGTTCAGGAGCGGACACTGACCGGCCTCACCGTGCTGCTGCAATCCTCACCGTTGAAGCAGGCGCTGCGTCCCTATTGCGTCGGCGGTCCATACGGCCGGCTGCTCGATGCGGAGCACGAGCGTCTCGGGGACGCATCCGTGCAGGCATTCGAGACCGAAGGTTTGATCGGAACGGGAGCGGCACCCGCGGTGCTCGCCTATCTCTTCCACCGGATTGAGCAGAGGATGGACGGTCGTCCTACGCTCCTGATCATCGATGAAGGCTGGCTGGCGCTCGACGATGGTGGCTTTGCCGACCAACTCCGCGAATGGCTGAAGACGCTGAGGAAGAAGAACGCTTCCGTAGTCTTCGCAACGCAATCGCTCTCCGACATCGACGGCAGCAGGATCGCGCCGGCGATCGTCGAAAGCTGCCCGACGCGGCTCTTCCTGCCAAACGAGCGCGCCATCGAGCCACAGATCACTGCCATCTATCGCCGGTTTGGGCTTAACGATCGCCAGATCGAGATCGTCGCCCGCGCTACCCCGAAGCGCGACTACTACTGTCAATCACGCCGCGGCAATCGGCTGTTTGAGCTGGGGCTGGGCCCGATTGCGCTGGCATTGGTCGCCGCATCGTCCAAGTCCGATCAGGCAGCGATCGACAGGGTGATCATCGAGGCAGGTCGCGAGCACTTCCTTGCGGGCTGGCTTTCCGAACGAGGCCTCCCGTGGGCGGCTGAACTCATTCCCGATCTCAGCGCCGTCATCGACCAATCCGCAAAGGAGGTTTTGTCATGA
- a CDS encoding VirB3 family type IV secretion system protein yields the protein MAGSLLEDEDVQGFFAPVHRALTEPILLGGAPRAVAIANGTLAGAVGLGLRLWIAGLVIWGISHFAAVWATKRDAQFVDVVRRHLRYPAHFGC from the coding sequence ATGGCCGGGTCCCTGCTGGAAGACGAAGACGTCCAGGGGTTTTTCGCGCCGGTGCATCGCGCCCTGACCGAACCGATCCTGCTCGGCGGAGCGCCGCGCGCGGTCGCCATCGCCAACGGCACGCTGGCAGGCGCGGTCGGGCTGGGACTGCGCCTCTGGATCGCTGGTCTCGTCATCTGGGGGATCAGCCATTTCGCGGCCGTCTGGGCCACCAAACGCGATGCGCAGTTCGTCGACGTCGTTCGTCGGCACCTGCGGTATCCCGCGCATTTCGGCTGCTGA
- a CDS encoding TrbC/VirB2 family protein, with protein sequence MNVLRSTSSSFRQLCPLLTLTCAAGAVAILTVVPARAAGSSMPWEQPLQQILESVEGPVAKIVAVIIIIVTGLSLAFGDTSGGFRRLIQIVFGLSIAFAASSFFLSFFSFGGGALV encoded by the coding sequence ATGAATGTCCTGCGTTCCACTTCGTCATCGTTTCGTCAGCTATGCCCATTGCTGACCCTGACTTGCGCCGCAGGCGCGGTCGCGATCCTAACAGTCGTGCCGGCTCGCGCGGCCGGCTCGTCGATGCCGTGGGAGCAGCCGCTCCAGCAAATCCTTGAATCCGTAGAGGGCCCGGTCGCCAAGATCGTGGCGGTGATCATCATCATCGTCACCGGGCTCTCGCTTGCCTTTGGTGACACTTCGGGCGGCTTCCGCCGGCTGATCCAGATCGTCTTCGGTCTGTCCATCGCGTTCGCAGCGAGTTCGTTCTTCCTGTCGTTTTTCTCATTCGGCGGCGGAGCGCTCGTCTGA
- the trbB gene encoding P-type conjugative transfer ATPase TrbB, whose protein sequence is MLRTALGPAIARFLEDPAVVEVMLNPDGRLWIDRLKDGLCATDERLVPVDGERIVRLVAHHVGAEVHAGSPRVSAELPETGERFEGLLPPVVAAPTFAIRKPAVAVFMLEDYVGTGVMTEAQADVLRLAVEKRKNVLVAGGTSTGKTTLVNALLAEVAKTSDRIVLIEDTRELQCAAPNLVALRTKDGVASLSDLVKSSLRLRPDRIPIGEVRGAEALDLLKAWGTGHPGGIGTIHASSALGALLRLEQLVQEAVVTVPRMLIAETIDLIAVLAGRGSARRLVEIALVNGLDPTTRDYRMLDARLESDPSVQSQSQWRPE, encoded by the coding sequence ATGCTGCGCACAGCGCTTGGACCCGCCATAGCCCGATTCCTTGAAGACCCGGCTGTGGTTGAGGTGATGCTCAACCCGGACGGACGCCTCTGGATCGATCGTCTGAAGGACGGGCTCTGCGCCACGGATGAACGTCTGGTCCCAGTCGACGGCGAGCGCATCGTCCGTCTGGTCGCTCACCATGTCGGCGCGGAAGTGCATGCGGGATCGCCGCGGGTGTCGGCCGAGTTGCCTGAGACGGGCGAACGTTTCGAGGGCTTGTTGCCGCCGGTCGTCGCGGCGCCAACGTTTGCCATCCGCAAGCCTGCCGTCGCTGTTTTCATGCTCGAGGACTATGTCGGCACCGGTGTCATGACGGAAGCCCAGGCCGATGTGCTCCGGCTTGCGGTCGAAAAGAGGAAGAACGTGCTGGTCGCCGGCGGCACGTCCACCGGAAAAACCACGCTGGTGAATGCCCTGCTTGCCGAGGTGGCCAAGACTTCGGATCGCATCGTGCTGATCGAGGACACGCGCGAGCTGCAGTGTGCGGCGCCCAATCTTGTGGCGCTGCGCACCAAGGATGGCGTTGCCTCGCTGTCCGACCTGGTCAAGTCCTCGTTGCGGCTTCGCCCCGATCGCATTCCCATCGGCGAAGTGCGGGGCGCCGAAGCGCTCGATCTTCTGAAAGCCTGGGGCACCGGTCATCCCGGTGGGATCGGCACCATCCACGCGAGTTCCGCGCTCGGCGCACTGCTGCGTCTTGAGCAGCTGGTGCAGGAGGCCGTCGTTACGGTTCCGCGCATGCTGATCGCCGAGACCATCGATCTCATCGCGGTCCTCGCCGGCCGTGGCTCGGCTCGCCGCCTCGTCGAAATCGCGCTGGTCAACGGGCTCGATCCGACCACCCGCGACTATCGCATGCTCGATGCCAGGCTCGAGAGCGACCCATCCGTGCAGTCCCAGTCCCAATGGAGGCCAGAATGA
- a CDS encoding CopG family transcriptional regulator, whose amino-acid sequence MNALGDYSARRDVSLSLIAEAAIASFLSPDAEERKEAAITRRLDQIDRRVQRVERDVGIAIETLALFVRFWLNSTPALPESAQADARAKGLQRYDAFVDALGRRLSKGPKLRQEIADDVPPAPPAHEDDSPAR is encoded by the coding sequence ATGAATGCGCTTGGCGATTATTCGGCGAGGCGGGACGTCTCACTGTCGCTGATAGCCGAGGCCGCGATCGCGTCGTTCCTGTCACCAGACGCCGAGGAACGGAAGGAGGCAGCGATCACGCGGCGCCTCGACCAGATCGACCGGCGCGTGCAACGTGTCGAGCGCGATGTCGGCATCGCGATCGAGACACTGGCGCTGTTCGTCCGCTTCTGGCTCAACTCGACCCCGGCGTTGCCGGAATCCGCGCAAGCCGACGCCCGCGCAAAGGGACTGCAGCGCTATGACGCGTTCGTCGACGCGCTTGGCCGCAGGTTGAGCAAAGGGCCGAAGCTCAGGCAGGAAATCGCCGACGATGTCCCGCCGGCGCCGCCGGCCCACGAGGATGATTCCCCAGCGCGATAG